GCAGGAACGACGGCACAGAATTCGCGAAAGCCGAGGTAACGTCCGTAAAGGAAACAACGTTCAAAGAGCTTACGGATGAGGATAAGGAAGGCCACGAGGAATTCGGTTCCGAAGAGGAGATGTATAAGACGTATTCGGAATACTACAAATTTGAGGTAGTGCCAGAAACAAAACTGAAGATAATAAGATTTAGACTGGCCTGACAATGCAGAATGCTAAGGTTTAAATAATCTAAAGATTAATGGTATTACAATACTTTCTGTGTATTCTTTTTCCTGAAAAGTAATACTGGATGAAGTAAACCTGACGGTGTTATTATGGCAAAGTCCTATGTAAAGTTTGAGGTATCCAACGAAGTCGTGTCGAAGACATACGAGGCATTGCAGCTTGCGAAGCAGTCCGGAACCATAAGGAAGGGCTCCAACGAAGTTACGAAAAGCGTGGAGAGGGGCCTTGCATCGTTCGTTGTCATAGCCGGGGATGTCGAGCCGGAGGAAGTGGTAGTCCACATACCTTCGATATGCGAGCAGAAAAAGATACCGTATTCGTACGTGCCGAGCAAGGCGGACCTTGGCAAGTCGATAGGGCTCAACGTCCCGTGCACGGCAATAGCCGTGGAGAATGCGGGCAGCGCGGCAGCTGCAATAAAGGAAATAACGGGGAAGGTGTCCGGCATGGCTCCGCAGGAGAAGGGCCCAGCAGAGCAAAAACAGGAACAGAAACCAGAGAAGGAGCAGAAGCCGAAGCCGCAGAAGAAGCAGCAGGCCGAAGCACCACCGCAGCCCCCACAATGATGCAGTAAACATGCGTGATACTTATGGAAAATAGCGAATCAAGACCACAATTCTCCGGCTTCCTGGCCGAGATAGTTGATGTCAACAGGAAGGCGAAGACTGGAATATCCGGGGAGATATATTCCGTATCATGCAAGATACTGGAGGGAAACGACAGGGGAAGGATAATAAGGAGGAACATCCTAGGTCCTATAAAGATAGGCGACGTCATAAGGCTGCCTGATACGAGCAGGGAAGCCAAGGAGATAAGGGTAAAGTGAAGTGATGGAATGAAGTGCACGTACTGCTCCCGCGAAATACCCAAAGGCACAGGAACCATGTATGTCCACAAGACCGGCACGCTGAACTACTTCTGCTCGAACAGGTGCTTCAAGAATTCCAAGATGAAAAGGAAGATGAACAAGAAGGAGCTGAGAAACAAATAATTATTTAAATCTATTTTTTCATTATCTATCAAGAAGTTGATAGGTAGTTAAACGGAAACAACCCAGAACCCGGAAAGCGGAGAGCTCAAAGTAAAGAGCAAAGGCTTTTACCACATCCTCAGGACTGATGGGAATGGGACCAGGTTTTTGGCGATAAACAACAAGAACGGAACAGCCGTGATGGATTCGCTGCTTCTCCAACTCGCCAGGGACGAAACTGTTTCAAGGGTCATGCTTGACTTCTGCGGCTCTGAAAGGGAGCTTGTCAGGCACGTACACAAAGATGGCACCGGCGAAATGAAGCTCGGCGGGCTAAAGGAATCCACCACCGACATACCAAACGAGGTTGAGATGAGCAGGATATCCGTTGCGATGGAAAGCGTATCCGCAACTCCCGGATCAGTGATTACCGGCGCGCTTGTATACAAGGGGAACATGAAAATAGACAACAGCGATTTCTACAGGGAGCTGGCGGAAGAGATAGCATCAGCGCAAGAGGCGAAAAGGCTACGCGAGCTTGAAAGGCTGAGTGGCGCGTCCTCAAAGCACGATTAAACCAATTCCTCCACTTCTATGCCCTTTTCGTCAGGGCCCCCGAAAGCCCCGCTTATCACGTTCTCGATGCCGAACTTCATAAGCTCAGCCTGTTTCTTCGAGAAGAAGACCTTCCTTCCAGCTTTGTCCCTTATTATGTATGCGCCCCCATCGTCAACAGTGACTATGATGTACTCATCCCCCTTGCTTATCTTGTAGCTTTTTGCCATGTGAAGCGCCCTGCGCCGCATCCGATTTCAGGCCTCGCACTTTATGCTTTCGTTCTGCTCCATCCTCTCGGCGATTGCCCCGTCCTCGTCATACAGGTAAGTTGTAACGCTTACGGGATAAGAATCAGGGAAATTGTTCGGCCTCGTATACAGCTTTATCTGCTTCTCCAGCCTGCTTCCAGGCTTGAGTATCCCCACCCTCGTCCTGCCTATGCTCAATTCCTTGTCATGCGCAAGCGACAGCGGGGAATTTGCAACGATGTCGCACTCGCACCAATAGATCTTCGAATTCTCGTCCGCGCTCACCGAAAGGTACATGACCGCTTCATTTCTGTTGTTCGCTTTTAGGCTCTTTGGCTCAAATCGGGTCTCTACTTTTACAATTGGCATATCTATCACACAACCTTAGAATCAATAAAATCATTAAATAACAAGATATTTATAATCTAGAGAAAGCAATTATTACTGGCGGTGCCTTGGAGCTCAACGAATCAAGCCTTATAATAAACGAACTCACCCTGCGGGACCTGAGGATAACAAAGGAGG
This window of the Candidatus Micrarchaeota archaeon genome carries:
- a CDS encoding ASCH domain-containing protein, with the protein product MAKTLHFYGSLPELILSGTKTSTWRVNDEKDIAPGDGLSLCRNDGTEFAKAEVTSVKETTFKELTDEDKEGHEEFGSEEEMYKTYSEYYKFEVVPETKLKIIRFRLA
- the rpl7ae gene encoding 50S ribosomal protein L7Ae; its protein translation is MAKSYVKFEVSNEVVSKTYEALQLAKQSGTIRKGSNEVTKSVERGLASFVVIAGDVEPEEVVVHIPSICEQKKIPYSYVPSKADLGKSIGLNVPCTAIAVENAGSAAAAIKEITGKVSGMAPQEKGPAEQKQEQKPEKEQKPKPQKKQQAEAPPQPPQ
- a CDS encoding 30S ribosomal protein S28e produces the protein MENSESRPQFSGFLAEIVDVNRKAKTGISGEIYSVSCKILEGNDRGRIIRRNILGPIKIGDVIRLPDTSREAKEIRVK
- a CDS encoding 50S ribosomal protein L24e, whose translation is MKCTYCSREIPKGTGTMYVHKTGTLNYFCSNRCFKNSKMKRKMNKKELRNK